Proteins encoded in a region of the Elizabethkingia bruuniana genome:
- a CDS encoding PLP-dependent aminotransferase family protein: MRDYKYKIFTSAIEENINKGILKPGDWLPSVRNIKQEFSLSTSSVQSGYDYLVFKGLIISLPRRGYKVAHISKADEQHPIPTPVPRDPVFHENITLTSDPGRHTEFTPLNTAAPSDLFVPQKLLLNTMQKVIREKGAALLRYYPANGSEQLRNLLSRRSARHGAMINPDEIIITDGALQALYIALAATTEPGDIVAIESPCVFSVLEVIANLRLKTIEIPVSYKNGFDIGYLESACKKNSIKAIVLTPNFHNPTGILISDDRKKEILMITDQYNIPIIENDIYSDLHFGNSRPSNIKNFDTTGNVITYSSFSKSLAPGIRLGWMSAGRFFPKAERVKFSLGRSVSPFNQEVISQLLNSSSYDKHLRSFRFQLEQQALALINTFNQYLTDSYTPIPQGGYSIWSRLPAKVDMKEFYNYCEKYRLHFTPGKTFSFTNIYDHHFRSIFSQRITDSDLQSIQKIGALLSN; encoded by the coding sequence ATGAGGGATTATAAGTATAAGATATTTACATCTGCTATTGAAGAGAATATTAACAAAGGAATATTAAAACCAGGAGACTGGCTTCCTTCCGTTAGGAATATAAAACAGGAATTTAGCCTGAGTACAAGCTCTGTACAAAGCGGCTATGATTATCTTGTATTCAAGGGCCTTATAATTAGTCTCCCGCGCCGTGGCTATAAAGTAGCGCATATATCTAAAGCAGATGAACAACATCCTATACCTACTCCTGTTCCCAGAGATCCTGTTTTTCATGAAAATATAACCCTTACTTCTGACCCTGGTCGCCATACTGAATTTACTCCATTGAATACAGCTGCCCCTTCAGATCTTTTTGTACCTCAGAAGCTCTTGCTGAATACAATGCAAAAAGTAATTCGTGAGAAAGGAGCCGCCTTACTTCGGTATTATCCGGCGAATGGATCGGAACAGTTAAGAAACCTACTATCCAGACGGTCTGCACGACATGGTGCAATGATTAACCCGGATGAAATAATCATTACAGACGGAGCTCTTCAGGCATTGTACATTGCACTGGCCGCTACGACAGAGCCGGGAGATATTGTTGCAATCGAAAGTCCGTGTGTATTTTCCGTTCTGGAAGTTATAGCCAATCTTCGGCTAAAAACAATTGAAATTCCGGTAAGTTACAAAAACGGCTTCGATATCGGTTATCTCGAAAGCGCCTGCAAAAAGAATAGCATAAAAGCTATTGTGCTGACCCCGAATTTTCACAATCCTACAGGTATCTTAATCTCCGATGACCGGAAGAAAGAGATACTAATGATCACTGATCAATACAATATTCCAATTATAGAAAATGATATATATAGCGATCTGCATTTTGGCAATTCCAGGCCTTCTAATATCAAAAATTTTGATACTACAGGCAACGTCATTACTTACTCTTCATTTTCAAAAAGTCTGGCGCCCGGTATCCGGCTAGGCTGGATGTCTGCCGGCAGATTTTTCCCGAAAGCCGAACGTGTAAAGTTTTCACTCGGCAGGTCTGTTTCTCCGTTTAATCAGGAAGTAATCAGTCAATTACTTAATTCTTCCAGCTATGACAAACACCTGAGATCTTTCCGGTTTCAGCTAGAACAACAAGCTTTAGCATTGATAAATACTTTTAACCAATATTTGACTGACTCTTATACCCCGATTCCGCAAGGTGGCTATAGTATATGGAGCAGACTTCCTGCAAAGGTTGACATGAAAGAATTTTATAATTATTGTGAAAAATACCGATTGCATTTCACTCCGGGAAAAACATTTTCTTTTACCAATATTTATGATCATCATTTCCGGAGTATTTTCTCACAACGGATAACTGATTCCGATCTTCAATCGATACAAAAGATAGGAGCTTTATTATCCAACTAA
- a CDS encoding TonB-dependent receptor plug domain-containing protein: protein MNTNHKKSMALGVVCFLVGNLCIYAQEKDTLKSKTIEEVKITIGSRNKARVATDTPVPIDVINIGQQSVLSPQTDLTQILNYAAPSFTSNSSTVADGTDHIDPAQLRGLGPDQVLVLLNGKRRHTSSLVNINGTPGRGSVGTDLNAIPSFAIERVEVLRDGASAQYGSDAIAGVINVVMKKNTNQLIAAITAGAFNSKGSNDHQKGWDGDKYQLDLNYGTKIGSNGFINFTGSLMSRGDTRRANAATGTIFNAYNAIEQRALQNGVNINSLFSNISNTTNSQRIIDYIHQYAGNVGYFTSAQQSAIQSANTISALQSALNFDVTENELAYRGLTRNDFNMRIGQSKLKSGQLFVNSEFDITSGIRGYAFGGYSYRDGNAAGFFRRPNQSRTLTSVFPNGFLPEIASAVTDISFAAGFKGKIGKVNYDISNTFGQNTFDYTIKNTTNSTMSFSDKTEFKAGSLGFSQNTINADFDTKFNWLKGFNLAFGAEARFENFKITQGEESSWASYDINGNLVTPKTASSLKPTDFYGSSRPGGAQVFPGFRPENALNKGRQSVAAYVDSELDITDKWLLSAALRFENYSDFGSTFNYKIATRYKITNNLNFRAAHSTGFRAPSLQQIYFNSTSTQFVGGVPYEVGTFSNDSEAAKILGIPSLKQEESKSFSVGFTAKIPQANLTFTVDGYYIRINDRVVLTDQFSKPSAPGAPGSNQEKLYNAFEQAGANAATFFANAINTQTKGIEAVISHKARLGAKTMLNSDFALMVAKTNRIGDIKGSDILVNAGQINRYYSETSRVYLEEAIPRLKMSLNNTLDLGNLSFLMRNVYFGKVTDPNTVDVNGDGIIQAQVINGQAVETEHPVWGGRVVTDLSVGYKFNKSIRLTVGANNIFDIYPDLNYGPVNAKRPSGVDANGNITYPATATTIDLSNQNQFVYSRNVSQFGMNGRYLFARINLTF, encoded by the coding sequence ATGAACACCAATCACAAAAAAAGTATGGCCCTGGGGGTCGTATGCTTTCTCGTCGGAAACCTCTGTATCTACGCACAGGAAAAGGATACTTTGAAAAGCAAAACAATTGAGGAAGTAAAAATTACAATTGGCTCCCGAAACAAAGCCAGAGTTGCTACCGATACACCTGTTCCTATTGATGTTATTAATATTGGTCAGCAATCGGTTTTAAGTCCTCAAACAGATCTAACACAGATTCTGAATTATGCCGCACCATCCTTCACTTCTAATTCTTCCACAGTTGCTGACGGAACGGATCACATCGACCCGGCTCAGCTCAGAGGTCTTGGACCAGACCAGGTATTGGTATTATTAAATGGTAAAAGGCGGCATACCTCATCACTGGTGAACATCAACGGTACTCCCGGAAGAGGCTCAGTAGGTACTGACTTGAATGCTATTCCTTCTTTTGCCATTGAAAGAGTTGAAGTACTGAGAGACGGTGCATCTGCACAGTATGGCTCTGATGCTATTGCCGGAGTTATTAATGTGGTAATGAAGAAAAATACAAATCAGCTTATAGCAGCCATTACCGCCGGTGCATTCAATTCCAAAGGATCTAATGACCACCAGAAAGGATGGGATGGAGATAAATATCAGCTAGACCTGAACTACGGGACAAAAATAGGTTCCAATGGTTTTATCAACTTTACAGGATCATTAATGAGTCGTGGTGATACAAGAAGAGCTAATGCTGCCACCGGAACTATTTTTAATGCCTATAACGCTATTGAACAGAGGGCTTTGCAAAATGGAGTAAATATCAATTCTCTGTTTTCAAATATCAGCAATACAACAAACTCCCAGCGTATTATTGATTACATACACCAGTATGCCGGAAATGTAGGTTATTTCACCAGTGCGCAACAATCGGCTATTCAATCGGCTAATACTATATCAGCATTACAATCAGCTCTTAATTTTGATGTTACCGAAAACGAACTGGCCTACAGAGGACTTACAAGAAATGACTTCAATATGAGAATCGGGCAATCTAAACTAAAAAGCGGTCAATTGTTTGTTAATTCCGAATTCGACATCACTTCCGGTATAAGAGGTTATGCATTCGGAGGTTATTCATATAGAGACGGGAATGCAGCCGGCTTCTTCAGAAGACCTAACCAAAGTCGGACACTTACGTCTGTCTTTCCTAACGGCTTTTTACCGGAAATTGCTTCTGCAGTTACCGACATCTCTTTTGCTGCGGGATTTAAAGGAAAAATAGGCAAAGTAAACTATGATATAAGTAATACTTTCGGACAAAACACATTTGATTATACGATTAAAAACACTACCAATTCTACAATGTCCTTCTCGGATAAAACAGAGTTTAAAGCTGGCTCGTTAGGCTTTTCTCAGAATACTATTAATGCTGATTTTGATACCAAGTTCAATTGGCTGAAAGGTTTTAATCTCGCATTTGGTGCAGAAGCCCGTTTCGAGAATTTTAAAATAACACAAGGTGAGGAATCTTCATGGGCGAGTTATGATATCAATGGTAATCTGGTAACACCTAAAACTGCGTCTTCCTTAAAACCAACAGATTTTTATGGCAGCAGCAGACCTGGTGGGGCACAGGTATTTCCGGGATTCCGCCCGGAAAACGCTTTGAATAAAGGAAGACAATCAGTCGCGGCTTATGTGGACTCGGAACTGGATATTACAGACAAATGGTTACTGAGCGCTGCATTAAGATTTGAAAACTATTCGGACTTTGGTTCTACCTTCAATTATAAAATTGCAACACGTTACAAAATAACAAATAATCTGAACTTCAGAGCAGCTCATTCTACCGGATTCCGGGCACCTTCTTTACAACAGATTTATTTTAACTCTACTTCTACTCAGTTTGTTGGCGGTGTTCCTTATGAAGTGGGGACTTTCTCTAACGATTCTGAAGCAGCTAAAATTCTGGGAATCCCATCTCTGAAGCAGGAGGAATCTAAAAGTTTCTCAGTAGGGTTTACGGCTAAAATCCCGCAGGCCAATCTTACGTTTACTGTAGACGGTTATTACATCCGGATTAACGACAGAGTGGTACTTACGGATCAGTTTTCCAAACCTTCGGCACCTGGTGCACCGGGATCTAATCAGGAAAAACTTTACAATGCTTTCGAACAGGCCGGTGCCAATGCCGCAACATTCTTTGCCAATGCTATTAATACTCAAACCAAGGGAATTGAAGCTGTAATTTCTCATAAAGCGAGGCTTGGAGCCAAGACAATGCTTAATTCGGATTTCGCTTTAATGGTTGCCAAAACAAACAGAATCGGGGACATTAAAGGATCGGACATATTAGTTAATGCCGGACAAATCAACAGATATTACTCCGAAACCAGCAGGGTGTATCTGGAAGAAGCTATTCCAAGGTTGAAAATGTCTCTGAACAATACTTTAGATTTAGGAAATCTAAGCTTCCTGATGCGAAATGTTTATTTTGGAAAAGTGACAGATCCTAATACTGTTGATGTTAATGGTGATGGTATTATTCAGGCTCAGGTAATCAACGGACAGGCCGTAGAAACAGAACATCCGGTATGGGGCGGCAGGGTTGTAACGGATTTATCTGTTGGTTATAAATTCAATAAATCTATAAGACTGACAGTAGGTGCTAATAATATTTTTGATATTTATCCGGATCTTAATTATGGCCCTGTAAATGCAAAAAGACCATCGGGCGTTGATGCTAACGGGAATATCACTTACCCGGCAACAGCTACAACAATTGATCTCTCCAATCAGAATCAGTTTGTCTATTCCAGAAATGTATCTCAGTTCGGTATGAACGGAAGATATCTTTTCGCAAGAATTAATTTGACTTTTTAA
- a CDS encoding serine hydrolase, translated as MTKCTHFILSFFILSFSVMHAQTEKTDPLYKTIMSKDSLFFSVAYNSCNMLQMENMLSDSFEFYHDKGGFANKKKFITDFKNGLCKSPETYQLKRFLIGKSTEIYPMYKDGKIYAAIQNGDHLFYEKIGNQAEKLVGEARFTHLWILENGEWKLKNSLSFNHHPKQTTDSETMFDNDRSMESWLKENKIPNLGLGIIEGGELKHIKVFGEIKKGFSAPNNTLFNVASLTKPVTAMVALRLISLGKWKLDESLDQYWIDPDLVNDPRHKKLTTRIVLSHQTGFPNWRWMNKDKKLNFQFDPGTKYQYSGEGFEYLRKALEKKFGKTLEQLAQELVFQPFHMNDTHYIWNQNTDETRFAIGYNTEGQPYPIEKNRTVNAADDLHTTISDYGNFLVNVMKGKNLKPEVYQEMIKKQVKTGGRIGKYFGLGFEIYDLGNGEFALSHGGSDNGTRCLVFILPKTKQGILIFTNSDDGYKVYEKLVTHYLGEEGKKIVDIEMKR; from the coding sequence ATGACAAAGTGTACCCATTTTATCCTTTCTTTTTTTATTTTGTCCTTTAGTGTAATGCATGCACAAACAGAAAAAACAGATCCTCTTTATAAAACAATTATGTCAAAAGACAGTCTGTTTTTTTCAGTAGCTTACAATAGTTGTAATATGCTGCAGATGGAAAATATGTTAAGTGATAGCTTTGAATTTTATCACGATAAAGGAGGCTTCGCAAACAAAAAGAAATTTATAACTGATTTTAAAAACGGATTATGTAAATCTCCGGAGACCTATCAATTAAAAAGATTTCTGATTGGAAAAAGCACTGAGATCTATCCCATGTATAAAGATGGAAAGATATATGCTGCCATTCAGAATGGAGATCATCTGTTTTATGAAAAGATAGGAAATCAAGCTGAAAAATTGGTTGGAGAAGCCCGATTTACCCACCTCTGGATATTGGAAAACGGAGAATGGAAACTTAAGAACTCATTGAGCTTTAATCATCATCCAAAGCAAACCACTGATAGTGAAACAATGTTTGATAATGACCGGTCGATGGAAAGCTGGCTGAAAGAAAATAAAATTCCCAATCTGGGATTAGGAATTATCGAAGGAGGGGAGCTGAAGCACATTAAAGTGTTTGGCGAAATAAAAAAAGGATTTTCTGCACCCAATAATACCCTTTTCAATGTCGCATCTCTTACTAAGCCTGTAACAGCAATGGTGGCATTACGCCTGATCAGTCTCGGGAAATGGAAGTTGGATGAATCACTTGATCAATACTGGATAGATCCGGATCTTGTAAATGATCCGAGGCATAAGAAGCTTACTACAAGAATTGTGCTTTCGCACCAGACTGGTTTTCCTAATTGGAGATGGATGAATAAAGACAAAAAGCTGAATTTCCAATTCGATCCCGGAACAAAATATCAGTATTCAGGGGAAGGTTTTGAATATCTCAGAAAAGCTCTTGAAAAGAAATTTGGAAAAACATTGGAACAACTGGCGCAGGAACTTGTTTTTCAGCCTTTTCATATGAATGATACCCATTACATCTGGAATCAAAATACGGATGAAACCAGATTTGCTATTGGATATAATACAGAAGGGCAGCCTTATCCTATAGAAAAGAACAGAACAGTCAACGCAGCCGACGACCTGCACACTACCATATCAGATTATGGAAATTTTTTGGTGAATGTGATGAAAGGTAAAAATCTGAAACCGGAAGTCTATCAGGAAATGATAAAAAAGCAGGTGAAAACTGGAGGGAGAATCGGTAAATATTTTGGATTAGGTTTTGAAATATATGATCTCGGGAATGGTGAATTTGCTCTGTCACATGGCGGATCAGATAACGGAACTCGATGTCTTGTTTTTATATTACCAAAGACTAAACAGGGAATTCTGATATTTACAAATTCGGATGATGGTTATAAAGTATATGAAAAGTTGGTTACCCATTATCTGGGTGAAGAAGGAAAGAAAATTGTAGATATTGAAATGAAGAGATAA
- a CDS encoding helix-turn-helix domain-containing protein has translation MSKLKAARELNNLTQEELSDKSKISVRTIQRIESGTEPKGHTLRALAQALDVEQSSLQENIVISEVETSNEETKAKEELSDVNYTSIKIINLSSVLFILLPPLNILVPLLLMYKMKQKDNVVKQIISIQILWTLLAPVVFILGIFFKPGPQITLVIMIFIVLSNLFMILRNAAEIDRKRKLYFRLNFSMI, from the coding sequence ATGTCCAAATTAAAAGCTGCCAGAGAATTGAATAACCTGACACAGGAAGAACTGTCGGATAAATCAAAAATATCTGTCAGAACTATTCAGCGTATAGAATCCGGAACAGAACCTAAAGGACATACACTACGGGCTTTGGCTCAGGCACTGGATGTAGAACAGAGTTCATTACAGGAAAATATAGTTATTTCTGAAGTTGAAACTTCTAACGAAGAAACAAAAGCGAAAGAAGAACTCTCTGATGTAAATTATACTTCTATAAAAATTATTAACCTTTCATCTGTACTTTTTATTTTACTACCACCTCTCAATATTTTGGTTCCTTTACTATTAATGTATAAAATGAAGCAAAAAGACAATGTGGTGAAGCAGATTATCTCCATTCAGATTTTATGGACGCTTTTAGCTCCTGTTGTATTTATACTAGGAATTTTTTTTAAACCAGGGCCTCAGATTACTTTAGTAATTATGATATTTATTGTATTGTCCAATCTGTTTATGATTCTGCGGAATGCAGCAGAGATAGATCGTAAAAGAAAACTGTATTTCAGGCTGAATTTCAGTATGATATAA
- a CDS encoding type II CAAX endopeptidase family protein, with protein MENTLTSKPEIRKNVATYLGLTLLLCIPVYYMCIQTGQLGGGAISYAMIIMWCPAIAALLTCRIRKIPIASLGWKWGLTKYQLLAFAIPLLYSLIPYLVVWISGVGGFYNHEFVAETAKGMGWNLPDGLVIFLYILLMGSFGMIRSMSSALGEEIGWRGFLTPQLAKMNSYTSTSLWMGVIWSLYHYPLLLFSNYNTGGPKWLALICFTVMIFACCFIFTWFRMKSGSLWTGVILHASHNLFIQAILTPLTIDNGKTMYYIDEFGIGLPIATSIMAYYFWRRRKELPNLQEEDSSSNTHITA; from the coding sequence ATGGAAAATACTCTAACCTCCAAACCGGAGATCAGAAAAAACGTTGCCACTTACTTGGGGCTGACTCTTCTTTTATGTATTCCGGTTTATTATATGTGCATCCAAACCGGGCAGCTCGGTGGTGGCGCCATATCTTACGCTATGATTATTATGTGGTGTCCTGCTATCGCAGCGCTGCTTACCTGTCGTATCCGCAAAATCCCTATTGCGTCTCTAGGCTGGAAATGGGGACTTACTAAATATCAATTGTTGGCTTTTGCAATACCATTACTCTATTCTCTGATACCTTATTTAGTGGTTTGGATTAGTGGTGTTGGCGGTTTTTACAATCATGAATTTGTAGCGGAAACAGCCAAAGGAATGGGATGGAATTTACCTGACGGACTTGTAATCTTTTTATATATTTTGTTAATGGGTAGTTTTGGAATGATCCGATCTATGAGCTCTGCACTGGGGGAAGAAATTGGCTGGCGGGGATTTCTTACTCCCCAACTGGCAAAAATGAATTCCTATACATCGACTTCTTTATGGATGGGTGTTATATGGTCTCTGTATCATTATCCACTTCTGCTTTTTTCCAACTATAATACAGGTGGTCCAAAATGGCTGGCATTAATTTGTTTCACAGTTATGATCTTTGCCTGCTGTTTTATTTTCACCTGGTTCCGTATGAAATCTGGCAGCTTATGGACTGGTGTTATTTTACATGCAAGCCATAATCTATTTATACAAGCTATACTTACACCACTTACGATAGACAACGGAAAAACGATGTATTATATAGATGAATTTGGAATTGGTCTGCCTATTGCCACTTCAATTATGGCTTATTATTTCTGGAGAAGGCGAAAGGAATTACCAAACTTACAGGAAGAAGACTCTTCTTCAAACACTCATATTACAGCATAA
- a CDS encoding ATP-binding protein yields the protein MQIKIYADWKSLKIILKNILDNTIKYNLPKGNTSTNENILTDNYFSITIEDIGISRSKEPQKEISCKS from the coding sequence ATGCAAATCAAAATTTATGCAGATTGGAAATCATTAAAAATTATTCTAAAAAATATTTTGGATAATACAATTAAGTATAATTTACCTAAAGGAAACACAAGCACCAATGAAAACATACTTACTGATAATTATTTTTCTATTACCATTGAAGACATTGGAATAAGTAGAAGTAAAGAACCACAAAAAGAAATTTCATGCAAATCATAG
- a CDS encoding LytR/AlgR family response regulator transcription factor: MDKINILIVENSAEEGLLLANVLVANNYNITGIASTYEDALNFFYNHPTDLVIIDIFLNNSTQGINLAQTINNNPKTAKPFVFLTSSSDRQIFERAKLTKPFSYLLKPFNELEILYAIEMGIEKFYQKEDTFSIMHNSIMGTDSIFVKKGKSLKKVLIKDIIYIEVEERYCHVVTITERFLIQISLTKILPILDSDKFIRTHRNFIANIDKIIEVTLSENIILLHGNHTIVLSNKYKDFLSCYKIF; this comes from the coding sequence ATGGATAAAATAAATATTCTAATTGTAGAAAACTCTGCAGAAGAAGGTCTGTTACTAGCAAATGTATTGGTGGCAAACAATTATAATATTACTGGAATAGCATCCACTTACGAAGACGCTCTAAATTTTTTTTACAACCATCCAACAGATCTTGTCATTATTGATATATTCTTAAACAATAGCACACAAGGAATAAATCTAGCACAAACCATCAATAACAATCCTAAAACTGCTAAGCCTTTTGTTTTCCTTACGAGTTCATCAGATCGTCAGATATTTGAAAGAGCAAAACTAACCAAACCATTTAGCTATTTACTAAAGCCATTTAATGAGTTAGAGATACTGTATGCTATAGAAATGGGTATAGAAAAATTTTATCAAAAAGAAGATACTTTTAGTATAATGCATAATTCTATAATGGGTACTGATTCTATCTTTGTAAAAAAAGGGAAAAGTCTTAAAAAAGTTTTGATAAAAGATATTATATATATAGAAGTAGAAGAACGCTACTGCCATGTAGTTACTATAACCGAAAGATTTTTAATACAAATATCCCTTACTAAAATTTTACCTATTCTAGATTCTGATAAATTTATTAGAACTCATCGAAATTTCATTGCCAATATCGACAAAATCATAGAAGTTACTCTCTCTGAAAACATCATTTTATTACATGGAAATCACACTATTGTACTGAGTAATAAGTATAAAGATTTTTTATCCTGTTACAAAATTTTCTAA
- a CDS encoding DUF2589 domain-containing protein, with protein MDDQLLSIAQQFSGLPIDSLIGGPLLAAAKANANMAYTQTQFLLDTCFNKDDKTNNYTPIIINMELQNNAITPATDGKDAVVTPFTTIFNLPILTIIPLNSLAVDNVDVDFEMEVKSSFSQDTNLSKQTDLSGQGGFEAKVGWGPLSVTVHGSVSYDSKESSSNETHYQKSNSAKYSVKVHAGQLPLPQGVLTIIEAYSKNITPIQMPVPTTKA; from the coding sequence ATGGACGATCAATTATTATCCATAGCCCAGCAATTCTCCGGGCTACCTATAGACTCTCTTATAGGGGGACCATTATTGGCTGCTGCTAAAGCAAATGCCAATATGGCATACACACAGACACAATTCTTATTAGACACATGCTTTAACAAGGATGACAAAACCAATAACTATACTCCTATCATTATCAATATGGAGTTACAAAACAATGCAATTACTCCTGCAACAGATGGGAAAGATGCTGTAGTTACTCCATTCACTACAATTTTCAATCTACCTATTTTAACGATTATTCCCTTAAACTCATTGGCTGTAGATAACGTAGATGTAGACTTTGAAATGGAAGTAAAATCCAGTTTTTCACAAGATACAAATCTAAGTAAACAAACAGATTTAAGCGGACAAGGAGGGTTTGAAGCAAAAGTCGGTTGGGGTCCCCTTTCAGTAACAGTACATGGAAGTGTTAGTTATGATTCTAAAGAATCATCTTCTAATGAAACACACTATCAAAAAAGCAACAGTGCTAAGTATAGTGTAAAAGTACATGCTGGTCAACTACCTCTTCCACAAGGTGTACTTACAATTATTGAAGCATATAGTAAAAATATTACACCTATTCAGATGCCTGTACCAACAACAAAGGCATAA
- a CDS encoding DUF2589 domain-containing protein: MSDPEEYKHNAALIEDLLAAPFIAAANANSKMAQEQVKFLIETCFETHEDSFIPKMVNLIIKKNNPSEDDYLPVETINVGLPLITILPFNSLCVKDINVKFEMEVTSLTPSNNTNETGNEKKMQMRGSISSSKEESNSIQRRNQSKIAVEITGGSIPLPIGLTTLLNFYSHNIHLKS, encoded by the coding sequence ATGAGCGATCCAGAAGAATACAAACACAACGCAGCACTTATAGAGGATCTTTTAGCTGCTCCATTTATAGCTGCAGCAAATGCAAACTCTAAAATGGCTCAAGAACAGGTGAAATTCTTAATAGAAACCTGTTTTGAAACTCATGAAGATTCCTTTATACCTAAAATGGTAAACTTAATAATAAAAAAAAACAACCCATCCGAAGATGATTATTTACCTGTAGAAACGATCAACGTTGGTTTACCTCTAATAACCATTTTACCTTTTAACTCTCTATGTGTAAAAGACATTAATGTAAAATTTGAAATGGAGGTTACATCTTTAACTCCCAGCAATAATACCAACGAAACCGGAAATGAAAAAAAAATGCAAATGAGAGGAAGTATATCTTCTTCCAAAGAAGAAAGTAATTCTATTCAAAGGAGAAACCAATCCAAAATAGCTGTAGAAATTACAGGAGGTTCTATACCATTACCAATAGGGTTAACCACACTACTAAATTTTTACTCTCATAATATTCATCTAAAATCTTAA
- a CDS encoding DUF2589 domain-containing protein — MVNLKNLIEALNDSISIANDTLLSSHNDFINAYFEQSENGGLIAKTVSLNYPVKMGDSSIKNVAVNTPIITLIPVYSPKIDEVKLTTNLEIALDNNELLVSFSNDELKAGNLFGKKRKSSTAKLEIILKPGENTEGLKNIIEGYEKILRAQIPG, encoded by the coding sequence ATGGTAAATTTAAAAAACTTAATAGAAGCTCTTAATGATTCTATAAGTATTGCTAATGATACTTTATTGAGTTCACACAATGACTTTATTAATGCATACTTTGAACAATCTGAAAATGGAGGCTTGATTGCCAAAACTGTTTCGTTGAACTATCCAGTAAAAATGGGAGATAGCAGTATAAAAAATGTAGCTGTAAATACTCCTATAATAACACTGATTCCTGTCTACTCACCTAAAATAGATGAAGTTAAATTAACTACAAATCTAGAAATAGCTTTAGATAATAATGAGTTATTAGTTAGTTTTTCTAATGATGAGCTAAAGGCTGGAAATTTATTTGGAAAAAAACGGAAATCTTCTACAGCAAAACTTGAAATCATTTTAAAGCCCGGTGAAAATACAGAAGGCCTTAAAAATATTATTGAAGGATATGAAAAAATATTAAGAGCTCAAATTCCAGGATAA
- a CDS encoding glycoside hydrolase family 25 protein: MNIISRIVLGLLIFNILALTVVTYKVIKSDNKKENINFIASGKTNSFTPNNSNIKAKQAIDYKDSIYSNTIQNTSLVGIDISHWNGNIIEDLPKIDKLNFVICKSTQGERDIDPDFIKNWKFLTVNNITKGAYHFYMYTQDPVQQASHFYNTVGATKSPDFPLIIDIEELSLPKKYIDNKRLKNDLLKFLQWIENKTNTTPIIYSDYYFLSKYLNDKAFSKYPLWLAEYSHNPKPLIPEAWKESGCMIWQKTDNYHINSSETDLDVYFK, from the coding sequence ATGAACATTATATCAAGAATAGTATTAGGACTTCTAATATTCAATATTTTAGCACTAACAGTTGTAACCTATAAAGTCATAAAATCAGATAATAAAAAAGAAAATATCAATTTTATCGCTTCTGGAAAAACAAATAGTTTTACTCCAAACAATTCAAATATTAAAGCAAAACAAGCAATAGATTATAAAGACAGTATTTATAGCAATACGATACAAAACACATCACTAGTAGGCATTGACATATCCCACTGGAACGGTAATATTATAGAAGATTTACCAAAAATAGACAAACTAAATTTTGTTATTTGCAAGTCTACTCAGGGCGAAAGAGATATTGATCCTGATTTTATAAAAAACTGGAAATTTCTCACAGTAAATAATATCACAAAAGGAGCTTATCATTTTTATATGTATACTCAGGACCCTGTTCAACAAGCCTCCCATTTTTATAATACCGTTGGAGCAACAAAATCTCCTGATTTTCCCCTCATTATAGACATCGAGGAGCTAAGCCTCCCAAAAAAATACATAGATAATAAAAGACTTAAAAATGATTTGTTAAAATTCTTACAATGGATTGAAAACAAAACAAATACAACTCCTATTATATATTCAGATTATTATTTTTTAAGCAAATATCTGAATGATAAAGCCTTTTCTAAATATCCACTATGGCTTGCCGAATATTCACACAATCCTAAACCACTAATTCCTGAAGCATGGAAAGAATCGGGTTGTATGATTTGGCAAAAAACAGACAATTACCATATTAATTCTTCAGAAACAGATCTTGATGTTTATTTTAAATAA